TTGACCAGTATGGCAAATCATACAAGCTAACCTTCAGATGCCATACTGGTTCTCCATTATGGTGTCGTTTTCTTGATTTCGGCTTATCTGGATTTTTGCCTGGAACATAGCAAACTTCATCCAACCTTGCCATAACCTCATCTACACTAAATTTCCTTGGCTGCTCTCTAGTTTCATGGTGGCCATCGAAAGATCTGTTTTTCCTCTAGGGATGGTCGTTTGGGAGGAAACGTCTATGgcctatgaaaccaattttgtttctCAGGCATTCGGAGCATGGATTCTCATCATAGTGCACACATGCGAAGTAACCCCTAGTAGTTCTGCCTGACATGGTGCCTAATGTAGGGTAGTCATTGATTCCCCACAGAATCGCTGCACGCAGACTGAATTCTTTGCCTGCATATGCATCATAAGTAGGGACACCTTCCCAAAGAGTTAGCATGTCTGCTATCAAAGGCTGCATGAACACATGGAAATCTTTGCCCAGTGAATTTTTGCCTAGAATTACTAAAGCAAGCATATAATTGGATTGGTCCACACACATCCATGGTGGAAAATTGTATGGAACCACTATCACTGGCCAGATGCTGTATGAATTGGTCATCTGACCAAATGGGTTGAATCCatcagtagcaatggctaacctcAAACTACGGGGATCATCTGCAAAAGACTTGAAAGTATTATCAAATTCTTTCCAAGCTTCTCCATCAACAGGTTGTCTCATTTCATTCTCAACTGGTACCCTCTTTTCCTTGTGCCATCTTGCATACTGTGCCCGCTGTTTTGAGATAAAAAGCCTTCGAAGGCGTGGAATTATTGGAAAGTAACAGAGGACCTTGTGAGGAACTTTCTTTTTGCCCTCCTTGTTCACTTTCCATCTTGTGAAGCCACAAACTGGGCAATGATCATCGTCTTCATAGTCCTTCCAAAATAAGGCACAATCATACTTGCACACATCAAT
The sequence above is drawn from the Miscanthus floridulus cultivar M001 chromosome 15, ASM1932011v1, whole genome shotgun sequence genome and encodes:
- the LOC136507602 gene encoding uncharacterized protein, encoding MSRSYTRWIDHGEGDDDVEQDDDGELTVVPEDMSWEGNDQATLDEEGQAKDVIEDSARGVQGLIQDLHTAASHGFGGNLYKEIMEEAKRELYPGCTEESRLTFIIKLLHIKVYNRITNSGFNAFLELLSTSLTNVTGLPKSYNKMKALLRKLGFGYVCIDVCKYDCALFWKDYEDDDHCPVCGFTRWKVNKEGKKKVPHKVLCYFPIIPRLRRLFISKQRAQYARWHKEKRVPVENEMRQPVDGEAWKEFDNTFKSFADDPRSLRLAIATDGFNPFGQMTNSYSIWPVIVVPYNFPPWMCVDQSNYMLALVILGKNSLGKDFHVFMQPLIADMLTLWEGVPTYDAYAGKEFSLRAAILWGINDYPTLGTMSGRTTRGYFACVHYDENPCSECLRNKIGFIGHRRFLPNDHP